In one window of Prosthecobacter fusiformis DNA:
- a CDS encoding transposase: MPKQSLSRPVAIPASPVFTEFEGEDFWQVPGYHRNLPHWRLAGAIYFVTFRLADSIPASVVMRWQQEEAVWLQSQGIHQDWRHQDKERFVMALRQIPLSERQGFERKQTRKFFVELDQCHGLCVLKEARAAQSVADALHFFHGQRLWLGDFVIMPNHVHVMVQMFEGCPLEEWLYSVKRFSARQLLKEQFLKTSPVTRAGHLWQTESFDRIIRNRDELNRTRDYIQKNPAKLKPGSFMHHKAAWLDEVQEQEL; this comes from the coding sequence ATGCCCAAGCAGTCTCTATCACGGCCGGTAGCAATTCCGGCCAGTCCTGTCTTCACAGAATTTGAGGGAGAGGATTTCTGGCAGGTGCCTGGGTATCATCGGAACCTGCCTCATTGGCGGCTGGCAGGAGCCATCTATTTCGTAACCTTCCGTCTGGCGGATTCCATACCGGCTTCCGTGGTCATGCGCTGGCAGCAGGAGGAGGCTGTCTGGCTGCAATCTCAGGGCATCCATCAAGACTGGAGGCATCAGGACAAAGAGCGTTTTGTGATGGCGTTGCGCCAGATTCCGCTGTCAGAACGGCAGGGATTTGAGCGGAAGCAGACCCGCAAGTTCTTTGTTGAGCTGGATCAGTGTCACGGCCTTTGTGTGCTCAAGGAGGCACGGGCTGCGCAATCTGTGGCCGACGCACTTCACTTCTTTCATGGGCAGAGGCTGTGGCTGGGGGATTTTGTCATCATGCCCAACCATGTGCATGTCATGGTGCAGATGTTTGAAGGATGTCCTTTGGAAGAATGGCTGTACTCGGTCAAACGATTCAGCGCCCGGCAATTGCTGAAAGAGCAGTTTTTGAAAACAAGCCCGGTCACGCGCGCGGGCCATCTGTGGCAAACGGAATCTTTTGACCGCATCATCCGGAACCGGGATGAGTTGAACCGGACTCGCGATTACATTCAGAAAAATCCCGCCAAGCTGAAACCGGGGAGCTTTATGCATCACAAGGCGGCTTGGCTGGATGAGGTTCAAGAGCAAGAGTTATGA
- a CDS encoding DEAD/DEAH box helicase: MEKTFADLGLSPELMKAIEAQGFEQPSPIQAQAIPVALTGRDVVGQSQTGSGKTLAFGLPAVDRIDATSRDTQVLIMCPTRELAMQVCAEIHKVASFKEGVRATPIYGGSSYDRQIRALQMGSQIVVGTPGRILDFVDRGTLRLDNLKTLVFDEADEMLDMGFADEIERLMQAVPKERQTIFFSATFDPRIRRLIDRYTNNPATITIEQKAMTVPTIEQRYYEVQGRSKTEVLCRVLDMDAPRLTIVFANTKKAVDDTVDALTARGYAADRLHGDLNQVMRERVMRNFRSGNVEVLVATDVAARGLDVNDIDLIVNFELPYDTEDYVHRIGRTGRAGRKGTAVSLVAGREIYLMQRIQRFTNAKVTRAKVPSQEELEATRVDQTFEKLKATLEAGTYAKHEHTVQRLLDAGFNSTDVTSAVLDLWMKEFSREGEQIIEDRANQRPQQAQREFVPSTQSAVSGRTAAAGDFAPVPRPADNAPSQPQAAAPAPRAYEEPRDEGPRRPDAAPQQPEARDDFGPAPMRSRSFVQKGPRSGMVRLFVNIGGMDNARPGDIAGMIYNTAKIPSGTLGTIEIFEKCAYVEVPEDHVETVMTTVTGTNYRGRDIRINLADRQDGGQGQRSTFGPRGFGSKPGGFGGGGAKPGGFRKPYGGGGGKSFGGKPNGGPGSGFKGRRWED, encoded by the coding sequence ATGGAAAAGACATTCGCAGATCTCGGCCTTTCGCCCGAGTTAATGAAAGCTATCGAGGCCCAGGGCTTCGAACAACCGTCACCTATTCAGGCCCAGGCCATCCCCGTGGCCCTCACCGGCCGTGACGTGGTCGGCCAGAGCCAGACCGGCTCCGGCAAGACTCTCGCCTTCGGCCTTCCGGCCGTGGACCGCATCGATGCTACCAGCCGTGATACGCAGGTGCTTATCATGTGCCCCACCCGTGAGCTGGCCATGCAGGTCTGTGCAGAAATTCACAAAGTCGCTTCCTTCAAAGAAGGCGTGCGGGCTACGCCGATCTACGGCGGCTCTTCCTATGACCGCCAGATCCGCGCCCTGCAGATGGGCTCCCAGATCGTCGTGGGCACCCCCGGCCGTATCCTGGATTTCGTGGATCGTGGCACTCTCCGCCTCGATAATCTGAAGACCCTCGTCTTCGATGAAGCTGATGAAATGCTGGACATGGGCTTTGCCGATGAAATCGAGCGCCTCATGCAGGCCGTGCCGAAAGAGCGCCAGACGATTTTCTTCTCCGCCACCTTTGATCCGCGCATCCGCCGCCTGATCGACCGGTACACAAACAACCCGGCCACCATCACCATCGAACAAAAAGCGATGACGGTGCCGACCATCGAGCAGCGCTACTATGAAGTGCAGGGCCGCAGCAAGACGGAAGTCCTTTGCCGTGTCCTGGACATGGATGCCCCCCGCCTCACCATTGTCTTCGCCAACACGAAGAAAGCGGTGGATGACACGGTGGATGCCCTCACCGCACGTGGCTACGCCGCTGACCGCCTCCATGGTGACCTTAACCAGGTCATGCGTGAGCGTGTCATGCGTAACTTCCGCAGTGGCAATGTGGAAGTCCTCGTCGCCACTGACGTGGCCGCCCGTGGTCTTGACGTCAACGACATTGACCTCATCGTGAACTTTGAGCTTCCGTATGACACGGAAGACTACGTGCACCGCATCGGCCGCACAGGTCGTGCCGGGCGCAAAGGCACCGCTGTCAGCCTCGTCGCTGGACGTGAAATCTACCTCATGCAGCGCATCCAGCGCTTCACGAATGCCAAGGTCACCCGCGCCAAAGTGCCTTCCCAAGAAGAATTGGAAGCCACTCGCGTGGACCAGACTTTTGAAAAACTCAAAGCCACTCTGGAAGCCGGCACCTACGCCAAGCATGAGCACACCGTGCAGCGCCTGTTGGACGCCGGATTTAACTCCACGGACGTCACCAGCGCCGTGCTTGACCTCTGGATGAAAGAATTCTCCCGTGAGGGTGAGCAGATCATCGAAGACCGCGCCAATCAGCGCCCTCAGCAGGCACAGCGTGAATTCGTCCCCAGCACGCAGTCTGCCGTCTCCGGCCGCACTGCTGCCGCAGGCGATTTCGCCCCGGTCCCCCGTCCGGCTGACAACGCCCCTTCACAGCCACAGGCCGCAGCCCCTGCTCCCCGTGCTTATGAAGAACCACGCGACGAAGGCCCACGCCGCCCGGATGCCGCTCCTCAGCAGCCGGAAGCCCGTGATGACTTCGGCCCTGCACCGATGCGCTCCCGCTCCTTTGTGCAAAAAGGCCCGCGCTCCGGCATGGTCCGTCTTTTCGTCAACATCGGCGGTATGGACAATGCCCGCCCAGGCGATATCGCCGGCATGATTTACAACACCGCCAAAATCCCCAGCGGCACCCTCGGCACGATCGAGATCTTCGAAAAATGTGCCTATGTGGAAGTCCCGGAAGACCACGTGGAAACCGTCATGACCACCGTCACCGGCACCAACTATCGTGGCCGTGACATCCGCATCAATCTGGCTGACCGCCAGGATGGTGGCCAGGGGCAACGCAGCACCTTTGGTCCTCGCGGTTTTGGTAGCAAGCCAGGCGGCTTCGGCGGTGGTGGTGCAAAGCCAGGCGGTTTCCGCAAGCCTTACGGCGGCGGTGGCGGCAAATCATTCGGCGGCAAGCCTAACGGCGGCCCAGGCAGCGGTTTCAAAGGCCGTCGCTGGGAAGACTAA
- a CDS encoding beta strand repeat-containing protein, whose product MIFTPSPGRDGLRLVAIRFYFITLLAMLVQVPAAFGQTAVWNGGGSTNNWSDTGNWVSNAPASSGTTALQFGGTVRLGAVNDLTAFTAQGITFNNGAGAFTLSGNAITLGGDILNSSSSLQTIQLNMSLNAARNLTAGTGGLTISGAISGAFGLTKTGAGTLTLSGQNSFTGAFNAGGSGLVIASHNEAFGSTAGGVVVSSGAAVQLNGVTITGETITLNGSGTSDNSGALRVAGLDGTWAGSVVLGSGTGSGTTGGARLGSTGAGDLTISGNITGSGFDLVIRSSNSATGEIILSGANSYRETYLVVGNLTLGADNTLPTTRSLTMGNSGNQGDVQLNLNGFDQEITTLSTISQAGGALPIMDQTITNLDNDNQSILTINNTGSSNLGTTTTNGSLNGNVALVKSGAGTLTLSGISTSNYRGTTSINAGAIVITKNTGLGAVTAGTIVASGAALLLQNDITVGAEALTISGTGISSNGALRNESGANTWGGTITLAANAEIQVDATSSLVVDVASGSAITGEFNLSIDARGNLTIADAIATGTGTLTKNGAGILTLSGAGANTYTGLTTVNVGTLILSKTEGVNAVAGALTLTGNSVLQLGQSDQIANTSELTMATGNVFRLNGSSETIVGLSGSGIVENEGGGTSTLTVQFTGTSTLTYSGTLRDGDGAGDDGVLAFTKAGSSVNGIQILSGTNTYSGLTTISGGVLRVTNDSALGSTVGATLVTAGSLDLSGGRTITGETITINGPGISNNGALRSSVSGVNTWTGTVNIGSNSTRIGAINGSTLYISGLLTSNGSDFDIAIRNDNNANSKVVLANAGNSFRNTNIIVGTLAIAEGDNRLPTGTLLSLGNTSGAEYATFDLNGFNQQVAGIEEVDTSTQANRMDKTITNSSSTRATFTVQNATNNSFGLLAVNSPKVGALITGNLNLAKSGIGTLTLGKANTYTGTTRITQGTLALSGAGAFDNSTWLDIAGGALSVTARTGGAYIFAPASGSVPVSGSGSVIGNFTLGGSAVLRPGTSSDGEDVLTAGDGFGKLTFQNNLTLQDGASTLAPRAIFTLHAATGQTDDFFSLPEASLLDGTFGNHDALDVTGTLTLDAGSILKVLLDDDYVPSGGDVFNLLDWGVLDDDANNDTTRFTLADLYLDEAILGPGFSWNTDYFLEHGILIVAPEPSRGMLLLLAAMAVMGTRRRKPLA is encoded by the coding sequence ATGATCTTCACGCCTTCCCCCGGGCGCGATGGGCTGAGGCTCGTCGCCATACGTTTTTATTTCATCACGCTGCTGGCTATGCTGGTCCAGGTGCCGGCTGCATTTGGCCAAACTGCGGTTTGGAATGGAGGCGGTAGCACGAATAACTGGTCGGATACTGGTAACTGGGTGAGTAATGCGCCTGCCAGCAGTGGCACGACTGCGCTGCAATTTGGTGGGACCGTTCGTTTGGGGGCGGTGAATGACCTGACTGCTTTTACAGCCCAGGGTATCACTTTTAACAATGGAGCTGGTGCCTTCACGCTTTCCGGGAATGCGATCACCCTGGGAGGAGATATCCTCAACAGCAGTTCCAGCCTGCAAACGATCCAGCTCAATATGAGCTTGAACGCTGCTCGGAATTTGACCGCCGGAACAGGGGGGCTGACCATCAGCGGGGCCATCAGTGGAGCCTTTGGCCTGACTAAAACCGGTGCAGGAACGCTCACCCTCTCCGGCCAGAATTCCTTTACGGGGGCCTTCAATGCAGGAGGTTCAGGGCTGGTCATCGCCAGTCATAACGAGGCCTTTGGCAGCACAGCTGGAGGTGTCGTGGTTTCGTCAGGTGCCGCAGTTCAGTTGAATGGCGTCACCATCACGGGTGAAACGATCACCCTCAACGGCAGCGGGACCAGCGATAATTCGGGCGCACTGCGTGTAGCTGGCTTGGATGGCACATGGGCGGGATCGGTCGTGCTGGGAAGTGGCACAGGTAGCGGCACGACGGGTGGTGCACGGTTGGGCTCCACCGGTGCTGGGGATTTGACCATCTCGGGTAATATTACGGGCAGTGGTTTTGACTTAGTGATCCGCTCCTCCAATTCTGCTACAGGGGAAATCATCTTGTCCGGGGCAAACAGCTACAGAGAAACTTACTTGGTCGTGGGGAACTTAACTCTGGGGGCAGACAATACCCTGCCAACAACCCGGAGCCTGACCATGGGAAACTCAGGCAATCAAGGGGACGTACAGTTAAATTTAAATGGATTTGACCAGGAAATCACCACGCTTTCTACCATTTCCCAGGCCGGTGGCGCTCTGCCGATCATGGATCAGACGATCACCAATCTTGATAATGATAACCAATCCATTCTGACCATCAATAATACTGGGTCATCCAATTTGGGGACGACCACCACGAATGGATCTCTCAATGGCAACGTCGCATTGGTGAAATCAGGTGCCGGGACGCTGACCCTTTCAGGCATCAGCACCAGCAACTACAGAGGCACCACTTCCATCAATGCGGGTGCGATTGTCATCACAAAAAATACAGGCCTCGGAGCGGTGACCGCAGGCACGATTGTGGCCTCGGGCGCAGCGCTCCTTTTGCAAAATGACATCACTGTGGGTGCTGAGGCATTGACCATTTCCGGTACCGGCATTTCCAGCAACGGAGCGCTTCGCAATGAGAGCGGGGCGAATACCTGGGGCGGGACCATCACCCTGGCTGCGAATGCGGAAATACAGGTGGATGCCACTTCCAGCCTAGTTGTGGATGTGGCCAGCGGAAGCGCGATCACGGGTGAGTTTAACCTGAGCATTGATGCACGGGGAAATCTAACCATCGCTGATGCCATTGCTACGGGAACGGGCACGCTCACGAAAAACGGGGCAGGAATCCTGACCTTGAGCGGGGCTGGAGCGAATACTTATACGGGGCTTACGACCGTCAATGTGGGGACTTTGATCTTGAGCAAAACGGAAGGGGTGAATGCCGTCGCGGGGGCTCTGACCCTGACGGGTAATAGCGTGCTCCAACTGGGACAGAGCGATCAAATTGCGAATACTTCCGAGCTGACCATGGCGACCGGTAACGTGTTTCGTCTCAATGGCAGTTCGGAAACGATCGTGGGGCTCAGCGGATCTGGGATCGTTGAAAACGAAGGGGGCGGCACCAGCACCTTGACTGTACAATTTACGGGGACTAGCACTTTGACTTACAGCGGCACCCTTCGGGATGGAGACGGGGCGGGGGATGATGGAGTCCTGGCTTTCACCAAAGCGGGCAGCTCGGTCAATGGTATTCAGATTCTTTCTGGAACAAATACCTATTCAGGACTCACCACGATCAGTGGCGGTGTTTTACGTGTGACGAATGACAGCGCTTTGGGTAGCACCGTCGGCGCGACCCTTGTCACCGCAGGCTCCCTGGATCTCAGTGGAGGCCGTACCATCACAGGTGAAACCATCACCATTAATGGTCCTGGTATATCGAATAATGGTGCGCTGCGCTCCAGCGTCTCGGGTGTCAACACGTGGACGGGCACCGTGAATATAGGCTCAAACTCCACCCGCATTGGAGCTATTAATGGTAGCACGCTCTATATCAGCGGTCTCCTCACTAGCAATGGCAGCGATTTTGACATCGCCATCCGCAACGATAACAACGCCAATAGCAAAGTGGTTCTGGCCAACGCTGGAAATAGCTTCAGAAATACCAACATTATCGTAGGCACACTGGCCATCGCCGAAGGAGACAATCGGTTGCCAACAGGAACTCTCCTGAGTCTGGGCAATACTAGCGGGGCAGAGTATGCCACCTTTGACCTTAACGGCTTTAACCAGCAGGTTGCCGGTATTGAAGAAGTGGACACTAGCACCCAAGCCAACCGGATGGACAAAACCATCACGAACTCCAGTTCGACCCGCGCCACTTTCACTGTCCAAAATGCGACTAACAATTCGTTTGGCCTGCTTGCCGTGAATTCTCCCAAGGTGGGAGCCCTGATCACCGGCAACCTTAATCTGGCAAAGAGCGGCATCGGCACGCTCACCCTGGGGAAAGCCAATACCTATACCGGCACCACCCGCATCACCCAGGGTACTCTGGCGCTGAGCGGGGCAGGGGCCTTTGATAACAGCACCTGGCTGGACATCGCAGGCGGCGCGCTGAGCGTCACTGCACGCACAGGTGGTGCCTACATTTTTGCCCCGGCCAGCGGCAGCGTTCCTGTCAGCGGCAGTGGCAGTGTGATTGGAAACTTCACGCTGGGCGGCAGCGCCGTTTTGCGTCCCGGTACCAGCAGTGATGGTGAGGATGTCCTCACGGCGGGCGATGGTTTCGGAAAGCTCACTTTCCAAAACAACCTGACCCTCCAAGACGGAGCTTCCACCTTAGCCCCCCGCGCTATCTTCACCCTTCACGCTGCTACCGGGCAGACGGATGATTTTTTCAGCCTGCCTGAGGCCTCCTTGCTGGACGGCACCTTCGGAAATCATGATGCTCTGGATGTGACCGGCACCCTCACCCTGGACGCTGGCAGCATCCTGAAAGTCCTGTTGGACGATGATTATGTGCCATCGGGAGGTGATGTCTTTAACCTCCTGGACTGGGGCGTATTGGATGACGATGCCAACAACGACACTACCCGCTTTACCCTGGCGGATCTATACCTCGACGAAGCCATCCTGGGCCCCGGCTTTTCCTGGAATACAGATTATTTCCTGGAGCACGGCATCCTCATTGTGGCTCCTGAGCCCTCCCGCGGAATGCTTCTCCTTCTGGCCGCGATGGCCGTTATGGGCACTCGCCGCCGCAAGCCCCTCGCGTAA
- the ndk gene encoding nucleoside-diphosphate kinase: MAQETSLLLLKPDCVAQGLNGEVLKRLEAEGFRVRGIKMIQLTDELLKEHYSHIADKPFFPEVAGFMKSNPVIAVALGGENVISHVRDLLGPTDSKAAPKGTIRGDFGSDKMTNVVHASDSPEAAAIELKRFFKDGEIFSY, translated from the coding sequence ATGGCACAAGAAACATCCCTCCTCCTGCTGAAGCCCGACTGCGTCGCCCAAGGTCTCAACGGCGAAGTCCTCAAGCGTCTGGAGGCCGAAGGCTTCCGTGTGCGCGGCATTAAGATGATCCAGCTCACCGATGAGCTGCTCAAAGAGCATTACTCCCACATCGCAGACAAGCCCTTCTTCCCTGAAGTGGCCGGTTTCATGAAGAGCAATCCTGTCATCGCCGTGGCCCTGGGTGGTGAAAACGTCATCTCTCACGTCCGTGACCTCCTCGGCCCCACAGACTCCAAGGCTGCGCCTAAAGGCACCATCCGTGGCGATTTCGGCAGCGACAAGATGACCAACGTTGTTCACGCCTCCGATTCCCCGGAAGCAGCCGCCATCGAACTGAAGCGTTTCTTCAAGGACGGCGAAATTTTCAGCTACTAA
- the rpmB gene encoding 50S ribosomal protein L28: MAKVCQITGVGVTRGHHIHRSGKAKKEGGIGKHITKRVKRVIYPNLRHKRIFVPELNTWVNVKLTARALKTMDKNGAFKVLKEAGLI; the protein is encoded by the coding sequence ATGGCTAAAGTCTGTCAAATCACCGGCGTCGGCGTCACACGCGGCCACCACATCCATCGCAGCGGTAAAGCCAAGAAAGAAGGCGGTATCGGTAAGCACATCACCAAGCGCGTGAAGCGCGTGATCTATCCGAACCTTCGCCACAAGCGCATTTTCGTTCCTGAGCTCAATACCTGGGTCAATGTCAAGCTGACCGCACGTGCCCTCAAGACGATGGACAAAAACGGTGCCTTCAAGGTCTTGAAGGAAGCTGGTCTGATCTAA